The sequence TTAGACATTTTTGACCACATCGATAATTGAACCATCACGATATTCGATCAATGCAACGACTTTATCCCCATACTTGATTGCATCTGGTCGAGCTACGATACTGTAAGCTTTTTCTTGAAGTTCTTTCATCGTTAATTGTGGAACATCTAAAGCTTTAAAATGTTCGACTAAGTCTGGTCGTTCTGGATTGATCGCAATCCCAACTTCCGTCACCACAACATCAATGCTGCTGCCTGGTGTTACGACTGTATTGACCTCTTCAACGATTGTTGGAATTCTACCTCTGATTAAGGGGGCAATGACTAAGCTCATCTTACAAGCCGCACTTGTATCTGAATGCCCGCCAGATGCACCACGAATCACGCCATCTGATCCTGTAATCACGTTCACATTAAAATTCGTATCAATTTCTAGCGCAGAAAGAATCGCTGTATCTAATTGATTGATGACAGAACCTTTGCTTAAAGGTGAAGCATACATATTTGCATCGATTTCGTAGTGGTTCTCATTCTCACCTAAAGAAACGGCAGACGGATGATCAAAATCTTGTACGTCAATGATTTTTTCAACAAGTCCTTCTTCCAATAACTCAACCATCGCATTGGTGATCCCGCCTAAAGCAAAACTGGCTGTAATACCATCTTTGATCATCGCTTCTTTCAAAAACCTAGAAACAGCTAAGGCTGCACCACCCGTTCCTGTTTGGAACGAAAAACCATTTTTATAATACGGTGAATGCGTAATTACTTTCGCTGCATATTCTGCAATCAACAGTTCTTTCGGGTTTTTGGTAAATCGAGTAGCCCCTTTGGCTATCCCATCAGGATCACCGATCGCATCAACCTCTACGACAAAATCTACATCCGTTTGTGGAATGCTGATTGGTGTATTTGGATAGGGCATCAAGCTATCTGTGATAATCACTACTTGATCGGCATACTTAGCATCGATCATCGCATAGCCTAATGAGCCACATGTGGCTTTGCCTTTGGTTCCATTTACATTACCATACGCGTCTGAACTTGGTGCTCCAAGAAAGGCCACATCGATATGAATATCGTCTGCAGCAATCGCTCTTGCACGTCCACCATGTGAACGGATCACAACTGGATTTTCCATAATTCCTTCAGAAATCGCAGCGCCGACTTTATCACGTAACCCACTAGAGGTAATATTTGTCACCACACCATTTTTGATATGATTGATCAATGGTTCATGAACATTCGCGATCGAGCTGGGTGCAATCGATAGATTTTTGATCCCTAATGCCGCAATCTCATCTAACACCATGTTCATAACAAAATCACCTTCACGAAAATGATGATGGAAAGAAATTGTCATACCGTCTTTTAATCCTGTTTTTTCAATCGCTTCTTTTAAACTACCTAATAACTTTGTATCTCTTGGCCTCACAGGATTGATCGTGCGGCTAGCCTCTTTATACTCACGAATATTCGCTAGCTCTCCTTTAAATAAACCGTATTGTTCAGCATAATTATCTGGAATTTCTTTGCCTACATTATTTTTCATCTTAGACTTCCTCCTCAGAAATTAATTTTGCTGCAATAGCCAGTGCAATCACTCGCTCTGCTCGTTCAACAATTGGTTTATCCACCATTTTACCATTCACTGAAATTACACCTGAACCTTTCGCTTCCGCTTCACGAATCCCCCAAATTACTTCTTTCGCATTTTGGATTTCTTTTTCTGTTGGTTCATAGACACTGTTTACTAAAGGGATTTGACGTGGATTAATAACAGACTTACCGTCAAATCCTAATTGTTTGATCAGCTCAACTTCTGCTAGGAACCCTTCTGTATTATCGACATCTGAATAGACTGTATCGATTGCTGCAATTCCTGCTGATCTAGCTGAGTGTAAAATAAAACTACGTGCGAAAAACAATTCTTGGCCGTCTGGGTATCGGTGTGTTTTCATATTTGTTACATAATCTTCTGCTCCAAGTGCGATACCAATCAAGCGGTCACTTGCTTGTGCAATTTCTCGCGCATTTAAAACACCTTCAGCCGATTCGATTGCAGCCATCATTTTTGTTGTCCCAACGCTTACGCCATATTTTGTTTCCATTTCAGTGATCACAGCTGCCACATCCACAATATCTTGAGCTGTTTCTGTTTTTGGCAAGCGGATCACATCAACACCTGCTAAAACCATCGCTTCAACATCTTGACGCCCCACTGTATCTAAGCCATTGATTCGAACGACCGTTTCGACAGTCGAGTAATCAAATGTTCGTAAAGCATTATAGACAAGTAAACGAGCACTATCTTTTTCTTTTAAAGAAACAGCATCTTCTAAGTCAAACATCAACGAATCAGCGCCGTATAAAGTCGCATCTCTTAGCATTGAAGCATTCGCTCCTGGTACAAACATCATCGTTCTTCTTAAACGTTCCATGTATTTAACACCTGCCAGTCTACATTTTCTTCACCAGCAGCACGATAAACAGCTGCCACTGTTCGAGCTTGGATGGTACAATCCAATGCACCTTTATCAATTGCCTGAACCTTCGCGTCAGTGACTGACAAATTAGTTAAAGTCTCTTGTATTTTTTCGCGAATTTGACGTCCAAACTGTTTTTCAACACTACTGTCTAGTTCAATTTGAATTCCTTGTCCACTGTTTTTCCCAATTGTAATCATAATATCGCTTGATTCAGTTGTACCAGCAGATGCGTTTTGTTTGATTTCCAAAATAGACACCTCATTACTTATTTTTTTGTTTGATTATTTCTTCAAAAGTTTTGGGTGGAACAAGTGATTTAATTGCTGCATAATTCTCTTGTTCCATTAAAGCACGAACTTTTGTGGCACTGATTGCTTCTCCATCTATTTTTTTTCTTGGTAAAACAACTAGTTTCAGCTCAGAACCAAACGTCTTTTTCATCGCCTGATTGTAAATCTCTGTTACTGCTGAAAACGGCTCTTCTCCAACAAATCTAGTTGAAATTGACAGAACACAAGCAATCTTTTCTTTAAATAAAGTGGCATCCAAAACAGCCTGGACTTCCGCAATACTAGCCTTGGCCTGATCTTTCAAAAAATAAGATGGAAAGGTTGCACTGGATACCATATATTCTCTTGTTGGTAAAACCACTACATTTGCTAAATGACGAACACCTTCTTGTACTAGTTCAAAACGTGTTTTTGCATCAAATAGCGATCGTTCCTCGGATAAAACAAACAGATACACTGTTTCCGAACGTTTAGCGGCTTCTGTCACTAAATATAAATGACCATTGGTAAATGGATTGGCATTCATTACAATTGCAGCATTTTGTTTTGTCTCTCGTCGATGCTTTTTAAGGTCCACTAAATAGTCTTCAAAATTAGGAAACCCTTGCTCCATGAAAACCAATTCATTCGTTGCAGCAATTTCCGTAAAACCCAAAGAGTGAAACAACTTGCTAGTTTTTGGCTTTGTATACAAGAAATAATGCTGATATCCTATTTCCTGCAGCTCTTCTCGTAAAGCTTGAACAATTTGAGAAAGCAGGTTTTCATTTTGATAGGAGGAATCAATTGCAATACATTTTAGAATATTCCTAAAAGTCGATCCTGTTCCAATCAGTTTTTCCTGATCATAGATACCAATCGTATAGTCTAACTGGTCATCCGGTATAAGATCGGCGTTAATCAAAAAATCTGACCACTGCTGTTTTCTTGTCAAATCTCGATCAAGCCAAATTCTTCTGATGTTCATTGTTTAACACTTCCTAGCTTTTCGGTGGGAATAATTTATTTAACATAAACGACGCAAAGTAGATCACGAAAATGACAACAAACACGCCACCCCAACCAAAAACCAATAACTCTAATGATTTCAATAAATCAGCTGACATAAACAAGCTCCTTTCCCTTTCTTCTATTCAAAACGCTACGCAAGCAACGCTAATAATAAGCCGCCCGCAATAACTGAGGCAATCTGTCCAGATACATTTGCACCTGCTGCATGCATTAAAATAAAGTTCTGTGGATCTTCGTCTGTTGCCATTTTTTGAATTACTCGACTAGACATTGGAAATGCTGAAATTCCTGCAGCACCAATCATTGGATTGATTTTTTCTTTTCTAAACAGGTTCAATAATTTGGCAAATAAGACACCCCCAACTGAATCCATTACAAAGGCAACTAATCCCAAACCAATAACCATTAACGTATCAATTTGTAAAAATTCTTCATATTGCATTTTCACTGAAATCGCCAATCCTAGCACAATACTGATGATGTTTACCAGCTCATTTTGTGCTGTTACAGATAAACGATCTAAGACTCCACATTCACGCAGTAAATTCCCAAACATTAAGAATCCAACTAAAGGAAGGGAAACTGGTGCTACCAATCCAGCGACAATTGTAATTACGATTGGGAATAAAATTTTCGCTGTTTGTGATACTTCACCAGCACGATACGTCATACGAATTTTACGTTCTTTTTTTGTCGTAACTGCTTTGATTGCGACTGGTTGAATAATTGGAACTAAGGCCATATAAGAATAGGCCGCTACCATGATCGCACCCATATATTTCGAATTCAACGTGTTGGCAACAAAGATTGACGTTGGTCCATCTGCTGCTCCGATGATTCCAATAGAAGCTGCATCATTTAAATCAAAACCTAATAAAACGGCCGCAATAATTGTAAAGAAAATCCCGAATTGAGCGGCTGCACCGAACAATAATAAAAATGGATTTTGTAATAATGGACCGAAATCGATCATAGCGCCAATACCGATAAATAGTAACAATGGAAATAATTCCGTCGAAATTCCTATATCAAACAACACTTGAAACGGACCAGCTTCTCCACCAGCACTTAGTACTCCTGAATTGGGAAAGTTAACTAAAATCGTTCCTAATCCCATCGGTACAAGTAAGGTAGGTTCATACTCTTTTTTGATCCCCAAGTACATCAGGATACCTCCGATGACCATCATTACAATACGTCCCGGCTCCTGTCCCATTCCTACTACACCTTCAATTAATGTCTCCACAAACGTCACTTCCTCTTTTTAAATTAAACTACTTTTTTCTTCTTTAACCAATTGTAATTAACGGTTCTCCAGGATTGACCATATCCCCCTGCTTAACATGTATCCCTGTGACTAGGCCAGATTTACCAGCTACAATTTCATTTTCCATTTTCATCGCTTCAAGAATCATTAACGGTTGATTCTCCTGAACTGTATCGCCAACATTTACCAAAATTTTCAAGATTGTTCCAGGCATAGGTGATGGCATTGCATCGCTTCCAGCAGGTGTGCTTGCTACAGGAGCTGCTGTTTCTACTGGCGCTGGCGTTGGCGCCACTTCTGCTACAGGTGCTACTGGTGCTGCTATTGGCGCTTGTGGCACACCACCAATTTCTTCCATTTCTACTAAATACTCTTTTCCATCGATTGAGATTTTAAACTTACGTAACATTTCTTTTCCTCCTAAAATTTAAAGTGTAATGGGCTCGTCCGGTCTCGACTGAAAAATAGGAAATTATGACTGAGGTGATTTTTGCCTCATTCATCATTTATCTTTTTTCCGAGAGACTAGCCCATGGAACTAGATAACACAAACGCACAATGGGCTCGTCCAGCTCTGACTGAAAAATAGGGAATTACGACTGACGTGCTTTTTGCCTCATTCATCATTTTCCAAACAAACTGACCGATGCTATCAAGTAATTCAAAAACTAACTCGTTCTTTTCTCCTTGATTGACCGAATGAGAAACTGACTCTCTGCGTGATCAGCCGATGCAATACTAGTAGCGATCACAGAAACCAGTTGTGCTTCTGGATTTCTTTTTGAAATACGTTTAATCCTAAATTCACTTTCTGGTTGATCTCCAGCAGCGATTGCGGTTGCAATCAGCGAAACAAATTGATATTCTTCACTTTCTACTGGAATGTAGCCAACAACTTCCTGCCACTCATTCTGTTCTTCTATTATAGGAGAAAGTCGTACTTCATCTGATTTTATTTCTGTTTTTTCTTTATTAAACAGCCGTTCAAATAGACCCATGAACT is a genomic window of Enterococcus haemoperoxidus ATCC BAA-382 containing:
- the citF gene encoding citrate lyase subunit alpha produces the protein MKNNVGKEIPDNYAEQYGLFKGELANIREYKEASRTINPVRPRDTKLLGSLKEAIEKTGLKDGMTISFHHHFREGDFVMNMVLDEIAALGIKNLSIAPSSIANVHEPLINHIKNGVVTNITSSGLRDKVGAAISEGIMENPVVIRSHGGRARAIAADDIHIDVAFLGAPSSDAYGNVNGTKGKATCGSLGYAMIDAKYADQVVIITDSLMPYPNTPISIPQTDVDFVVEVDAIGDPDGIAKGATRFTKNPKELLIAEYAAKVITHSPYYKNGFSFQTGTGGAALAVSRFLKEAMIKDGITASFALGGITNAMVELLEEGLVEKIIDVQDFDHPSAVSLGENENHYEIDANMYASPLSKGSVINQLDTAILSALEIDTNFNVNVITGSDGVIRGASGGHSDTSAACKMSLVIAPLIRGRIPTIVEEVNTVVTPGSSIDVVVTEVGIAINPERPDLVEHFKALDVPQLTMKELQEKAYSIVARPDAIKYGDKVVALIEYRDGSIIDVVKNV
- the citE gene encoding citrate (pro-3S)-lyase subunit beta; the encoded protein is MERLRRTMMFVPGANASMLRDATLYGADSLMFDLEDAVSLKEKDSARLLVYNALRTFDYSTVETVVRINGLDTVGRQDVEAMVLAGVDVIRLPKTETAQDIVDVAAVITEMETKYGVSVGTTKMMAAIESAEGVLNAREIAQASDRLIGIALGAEDYVTNMKTHRYPDGQELFFARSFILHSARSAGIAAIDTVYSDVDNTEGFLAEVELIKQLGFDGKSVINPRQIPLVNSVYEPTEKEIQNAKEVIWGIREAEAKGSGVISVNGKMVDKPIVERAERVIALAIAAKLISEEEV
- the citD gene encoding citrate lyase acyl carrier protein; this translates as MEIKQNASAGTTESSDIMITIGKNSGQGIQIELDSSVEKQFGRQIREKIQETLTNLSVTDAKVQAIDKGALDCTIQARTVAAVYRAAGEENVDWQVLNTWNV
- the citC gene encoding [citrate (pro-3S)-lyase] ligase, whose amino-acid sequence is MNIRRIWLDRDLTRKQQWSDFLINADLIPDDQLDYTIGIYDQEKLIGTGSTFRNILKCIAIDSSYQNENLLSQIVQALREELQEIGYQHYFLYTKPKTSKLFHSLGFTEIAATNELVFMEQGFPNFEDYLVDLKKHRRETKQNAAIVMNANPFTNGHLYLVTEAAKRSETVYLFVLSEERSLFDAKTRFELVQEGVRHLANVVVLPTREYMVSSATFPSYFLKDQAKASIAEVQAVLDATLFKEKIACVLSISTRFVGEEPFSAVTEIYNQAMKKTFGSELKLVVLPRKKIDGEAISATKVRALMEQENYAAIKSLVPPKTFEEIIKQKNK
- a CDS encoding OadG-related small transporter subunit, whose protein sequence is MSADLLKSLELLVFGWGGVFVVIFVIYFASFMLNKLFPPKS
- a CDS encoding sodium ion-translocating decarboxylase subunit beta, producing METLIEGVVGMGQEPGRIVMMVIGGILMYLGIKKEYEPTLLVPMGLGTILVNFPNSGVLSAGGEAGPFQVLFDIGISTELFPLLLFIGIGAMIDFGPLLQNPFLLLFGAAAQFGIFFTIIAAVLLGFDLNDAASIGIIGAADGPTSIFVANTLNSKYMGAIMVAAYSYMALVPIIQPVAIKAVTTKKERKIRMTYRAGEVSQTAKILFPIVITIVAGLVAPVSLPLVGFLMFGNLLRECGVLDRLSVTAQNELVNIISIVLGLAISVKMQYEEFLQIDTLMVIGLGLVAFVMDSVGGVLFAKLLNLFRKEKINPMIGAAGISAFPMSSRVIQKMATDEDPQNFILMHAAGANVSGQIASVIAGGLLLALLA
- a CDS encoding acetyl-CoA carboxylase biotin carboxyl carrier protein subunit, which codes for MLRKFKISIDGKEYLVEMEEIGGVPQAPIAAPVAPVAEVAPTPAPVETAAPVASTPAGSDAMPSPMPGTILKILVNVGDTVQENQPLMILEAMKMENEIVAGKSGLVTGIHVKQGDMVNPGEPLITIG